In one Musa acuminata AAA Group cultivar baxijiao chromosome BXJ2-5, Cavendish_Baxijiao_AAA, whole genome shotgun sequence genomic region, the following are encoded:
- the LOC103986424 gene encoding uncharacterized protein LOC103986424 isoform X2: MMRAMSSSLLLSAVRRAHASAQPPRLTRLALHPPKAVEVEFSDGSNFNLPAEFLRVYSPAVDSKIRTIGGEKFILLEPGDIRPSACWHHVRRTSWKLWSQTGIYTWNYFYHLGANKFTLMRSYIKLLKKHSLSRDPQRRK; encoded by the exons ATGATGCGCGCGATGtcgtcttctcttctcctctcggCGGTCCGACGCGCGCACGCCTCCGCGCAACCACCCCGGCTAACCAGACTCGCCCTCCACCCTCCCAAGGCC GTAGAAGTGGAGTTCTCCGATGGCAGCAATTTCAACCTTCCAGCCGAGTTTCTCAGAGTGTACAGCCCCGCCGTCGACAGCAAGATCAGAACTATAGGCGGTGAGAAG TTCATTCTTCTTGAGCCAGGTGATATCCGGCCGTCGGCATGTTGGCATCATGTCCGCAGAACCAGTTGGAAACTATGGAGTCAG ACTGGCATATACACATGGAATTACTTTTATCATCTGGGTGCCAACAAGTTCACCCTCATGCGAAGCTATATCAAATTGTTGAAGAAACATAGCCTCAGCAGAGATCCACAGAGAAGAAAATGA
- the LOC103986424 gene encoding uncharacterized protein LOC103986424 isoform X1, with protein MMRAMSSSLLLSAVRRAHASAQPPRLTRLALHPPKAVEVEFSDGSNFNLPAEFLRVYSPAVDSKIRTIGGEKVISGRRHVGIMSAEPVGNYGVRIIFDDLHKTGIYTWNYFYHLGANKFTLMRSYIKLLKKHSLSRDPQRRK; from the exons ATGATGCGCGCGATGtcgtcttctcttctcctctcggCGGTCCGACGCGCGCACGCCTCCGCGCAACCACCCCGGCTAACCAGACTCGCCCTCCACCCTCCCAAGGCC GTAGAAGTGGAGTTCTCCGATGGCAGCAATTTCAACCTTCCAGCCGAGTTTCTCAGAGTGTACAGCCCCGCCGTCGACAGCAAGATCAGAACTATAGGCGGTGAGAAG GTGATATCCGGCCGTCGGCATGTTGGCATCATGTCCGCAGAACCAGTTGGAAACTATGGAGTCAG AATAATTTTTGATGACTTGCACAAGACTGGCATATACACATGGAATTACTTTTATCATCTGGGTGCCAACAAGTTCACCCTCATGCGAAGCTATATCAAATTGTTGAAGAAACATAGCCTCAGCAGAGATCCACAGAGAAGAAAATGA
- the LOC103986424 gene encoding uncharacterized protein LOC103986424 isoform X3: protein MMRAMSSSLLLSAVRRAHASAQPPRLTRLALHPPKAVEVEFSDGSNFNLPAEFLRVYSPAVDSKIRTIGGEKVISGRRHVGIMSAEPVGNYGVRLAYTHGITFIIWVPTSSPSCEAISNC from the exons ATGATGCGCGCGATGtcgtcttctcttctcctctcggCGGTCCGACGCGCGCACGCCTCCGCGCAACCACCCCGGCTAACCAGACTCGCCCTCCACCCTCCCAAGGCC GTAGAAGTGGAGTTCTCCGATGGCAGCAATTTCAACCTTCCAGCCGAGTTTCTCAGAGTGTACAGCCCCGCCGTCGACAGCAAGATCAGAACTATAGGCGGTGAGAAG GTGATATCCGGCCGTCGGCATGTTGGCATCATGTCCGCAGAACCAGTTGGAAACTATGGAGTCAG ACTGGCATATACACATGGAATTACTTTTATCATCTGGGTGCCAACAAGTTCACCCTCATGCGAAGCTATATCAAATTGTTGA